A part of Winslowiella toletana genomic DNA contains:
- the bcsQ gene encoding cellulose biosynthesis protein BcsQ, producing MPLVCVCSPKGGVGKTTMAANLAFALARSGSKVLVVDFDVQNALRLHFGVPLADGRGFVAKSAENSDWSASILTTGGNIFVMPYGDVSEDERVAFENNLANDPLFLRRGLDTVLNYPGLVIIADFPPGPGPALKAMKALADLHLVVMLADTASLSLLPQIENERLIGSALNDKAGHYFILNQSDARRNISRDVTAFMQQRLGEKLLGVVHRDESVAEANASQRSIFDFSPVSAAAFDIELVSKRLAGLLDIKVGDGEVHATLRSL from the coding sequence ATGCCGTTAGTTTGCGTGTGTTCCCCTAAAGGTGGCGTCGGTAAAACAACCATGGCGGCTAATCTTGCCTTCGCGCTGGCGCGTAGCGGCAGCAAGGTGCTGGTGGTGGACTTTGATGTGCAAAATGCCTTGCGCCTGCACTTTGGCGTGCCGCTGGCCGATGGCCGTGGTTTTGTGGCAAAGTCCGCAGAAAATTCCGACTGGAGCGCCTCCATTCTGACCACCGGCGGCAATATCTTTGTAATGCCTTATGGTGATGTCAGTGAAGATGAGCGTGTCGCCTTTGAAAATAATCTGGCGAACGACCCGCTGTTCCTGCGTCGCGGGCTGGATACGGTGCTTAACTATCCTGGCCTGGTGATTATTGCCGATTTCCCGCCGGGCCCCGGTCCGGCATTAAAAGCGATGAAAGCGCTGGCGGATCTTCATCTGGTGGTAATGCTGGCGGATACCGCTTCACTGTCGCTGCTGCCGCAAATTGAAAATGAGCGACTGATTGGCAGCGCGCTGAATGATAAAGCCGGTCACTATTTTATTCTTAACCAGAGTGATGCGCGTCGTAATATCAGCCGCGATGTCACTGCTTTTATGCAGCAACGTCTGGGTGAAAAACTGCTTGGCGTGGTGCATCGTGATGAGAGCGTGGCGGAAGCCAATGCCTCACAACGTTCTATTTTCGATTTTAGCCCGGTATCTGCTGCTGCTTTTGATATCGAGCTGGTCAGTAAACGTCTGGCCGGATTACTGGATATTAAAGTGGGCGATGGCGAAGTGCATGCCACATTACGCTCGCTTTAA
- the bcsO gene encoding cellulose biosynthesis protein BcsO, with amino-acid sequence MKSYDDLQRFKEKTQTNNIKFKDMSEQTLESDMTNWAIIKQLLSDNNSNSALDRGQSIDVIQPQPIAKDQFSTAKPSHQVVKSFVAAPSVGTQGGTLFDSIAATLKPASVVAEPQPEVTAPQAQAPAATSFPALGALGTDLSSFAAPEAKPAPPAAAVPAAGPLLLQAGAALTAAVAAAPAASAPAPAENALRYKQLFNARHTGPAVSVTKESLLKPLLEKIALCR; translated from the coding sequence ATGAAAAGTTATGATGATCTGCAGCGCTTCAAAGAAAAAACTCAGACAAATAATATTAAATTCAAGGACATGTCTGAGCAAACTCTTGAGTCTGATATGACTAATTGGGCGATTATCAAGCAGCTACTCAGTGACAATAACAGCAACTCTGCGCTGGACCGTGGCCAGAGTATTGATGTTATTCAGCCGCAGCCGATCGCAAAAGACCAGTTTTCAACCGCAAAACCATCCCATCAGGTGGTGAAATCGTTTGTCGCCGCGCCATCGGTGGGCACGCAGGGCGGTACGCTGTTTGACAGCATCGCCGCGACTTTAAAGCCTGCGTCGGTTGTGGCTGAGCCACAACCCGAGGTGACTGCGCCACAGGCTCAGGCGCCTGCTGCGACATCGTTTCCGGCGCTGGGGGCGCTGGGAACCGATCTCTCCTCTTTCGCTGCGCCTGAAGCAAAACCTGCGCCACCAGCCGCGGCGGTACCTGCCGCAGGACCACTGTTACTGCAAGCCGGCGCCGCCCTGACTGCTGCGGTTGCCGCTGCTCCGGCAGCGTCAGCGCCCGCGCCGGCGGAAAATGCGCTACGCTACAAACAGTTGTTTAATGCGCGTCACACTGGCCCTGCCGTCAGCGTGACAAAAGAGTCGTTGTTAAAACCTTTGCTAGAGAAAATTGCCCTATGCCGTTAG